Proteins encoded together in one Rhodospirillaceae bacterium window:
- a CDS encoding sugar phosphate isomerase/epimerase codes for MALTNIKGPAIFLAQFAGDKPPFNSFDSICKWAAGLGFRGVQVPSWDGRMIDLAKAAKSKTYCDELKGTAAKHGITITELSTHLQGQLVAVHPAYDQAFDGFAPPKVRGNPKARQKWAVDQMMLAAKASQNLGLTAHVTFSGALEWPFMYPWPQRPKGLTDTAFEELAKRWLPILNAFDKAGVDVCYEIHPGEDLHDGVTFEMFLERVKNHPRCNILYDPSHFILQCLDYLEYIDIYHERIKMFHVKDAEFNPTGRQGVYGGYQSWVNRAGRFRSLGDGQVDFKGIFSKFAQYGFKGWAVLEWECCLKHPEDGAKEGAIFIRDHIIRVTEKAFDDFAGGGADKAANRRMLGI; via the coding sequence ATGGCACTTACCAATATCAAGGGACCCGCAATTTTCCTGGCGCAGTTTGCCGGAGACAAACCGCCGTTTAACTCCTTCGACAGTATCTGCAAATGGGCCGCCGGCCTCGGCTTCAGGGGAGTGCAGGTGCCCAGTTGGGACGGCCGCATGATCGACCTCGCGAAGGCCGCAAAATCAAAGACCTATTGCGACGAGCTGAAGGGCACCGCCGCCAAGCATGGCATCACCATCACGGAACTGTCGACCCACTTGCAGGGGCAGCTCGTCGCGGTGCATCCAGCCTATGACCAGGCCTTTGACGGCTTTGCGCCACCCAAGGTGCGTGGCAATCCGAAGGCGCGACAGAAATGGGCCGTCGATCAGATGATGCTGGCCGCCAAGGCATCGCAGAACCTGGGGCTTACGGCTCATGTCACCTTCTCGGGTGCTCTCGAATGGCCGTTCATGTATCCGTGGCCGCAGCGGCCGAAGGGACTCACGGATACCGCGTTCGAGGAACTGGCCAAACGCTGGTTGCCGATCCTGAATGCATTCGACAAGGCTGGCGTCGACGTCTGCTATGAAATCCATCCCGGTGAAGATTTGCACGACGGCGTCACCTTCGAGATGTTCCTAGAACGGGTGAAGAACCATCCGCGCTGCAACATTCTCTACGATCCGTCGCACTTCATTCTGCAGTGCCTCGACTATCTGGAATACATCGACATCTATCACGAGCGCATCAAGATGTTCCACGTGAAGGATGCCGAATTCAACCCGACCGGGCGCCAGGGTGTCTATGGCGGCTATCAGAGCTGGGTCAACCGTGCCGGTCGCTTCCGTTCATTGGGCGACGGCCAGGTCGACTTCAAGGGCATCTTCTCCAAATTCGCTCAGTATGGCTTCAAAGGCTGGGCCGTTCTGGAATGGGAATGCTGCCTGAAGCATCCCGAGGACGGCGCCAAGGAGGGCGCCATCTTCATTCGCGACCACATCATTCGCGTCACCGAGAAGGCCTTTGACGATTTCGCTGGTGGTGGCGCCGACAAGGCCGCCAATCGCCGCATGCTCGGCATCTGA
- a CDS encoding Gfo/Idh/MocA family oxidoreductase, which produces MAIEGSKDRGGKDRIRLGMVGGGEGAFIGAVHRLAARMDDQYELVAGALSSTPAKSKRSAAALGIAKDRAYPDFETMALKEAGREDGIEAVAIVTPNHLHAPAARAFLDAGIHVICDKPMTTTLKDALDLRKRARKARRILAVTYNYTGYPMVRHAQQMVAEGDLGTLRVVQVEYPQDWLTEKLEATGQKQALWRSDPKQSGAGGSIGDVGTHAYDLACFVTGLQLDSLAAALTSFVPGRKLDDNAHILLRFRGGARGMLWTSQVSPGNENNLKLRVYGTKGGLEWHQEHPNQLRWSPFGKPTQVLSRATGSANAAAARVTRVPPGHPEGYLEGFANIYGEVAAAIRAARIRRRPDAAVIFPTAIDGARGVAFIEAAVKSSLRNAAWVKIAKV; this is translated from the coding sequence ATGGCCATTGAAGGCAGTAAAGACAGGGGCGGCAAGGATCGCATCAGGCTTGGCATGGTAGGTGGTGGCGAGGGCGCCTTTATCGGCGCCGTGCATCGTCTCGCCGCGCGCATGGACGATCAGTATGAGCTGGTTGCGGGCGCGCTCTCCTCCACCCCGGCGAAGTCCAAGCGGTCCGCCGCTGCCTTGGGCATTGCCAAGGATCGCGCCTATCCGGATTTCGAGACAATGGCGCTGAAGGAGGCCGGGCGCGAGGACGGAATCGAGGCCGTCGCCATTGTGACGCCAAATCATCTTCATGCCCCGGCAGCGCGGGCCTTTCTCGATGCCGGCATCCATGTCATCTGCGACAAGCCGATGACAACGACGCTCAAGGATGCGCTCGACCTCAGGAAGCGCGCCAGGAAGGCGCGGCGCATTCTGGCTGTTACCTATAACTATACCGGCTATCCCATGGTGCGCCACGCTCAGCAGATGGTGGCGGAGGGCGATCTCGGCACTTTGCGCGTCGTACAGGTCGAGTACCCGCAGGACTGGCTCACCGAAAAGCTGGAAGCCACGGGTCAGAAGCAGGCTCTTTGGCGATCCGATCCGAAGCAATCCGGCGCCGGTGGGTCAATCGGCGATGTCGGCACCCATGCATATGACCTTGCGTGTTTCGTCACCGGTCTGCAGCTGGATTCCCTCGCCGCCGCCCTCACTTCCTTCGTACCGGGCAGGAAGCTGGACGACAATGCCCATATCCTTCTGCGCTTCCGCGGTGGTGCCCGCGGGATGCTGTGGACCAGCCAGGTCAGTCCCGGCAATGAAAACAATCTGAAGCTGCGCGTCTATGGCACCAAGGGCGGGTTGGAATGGCATCAGGAACATCCCAACCAATTGCGATGGTCGCCTTTCGGCAAACCAACGCAGGTGCTGTCGCGCGCAACCGGCTCTGCCAACGCGGCTGCGGCCCGCGTGACTCGCGTACCGCCGGGACATCCCGAGGGCTATCTCGAGGGCTTTGCCAATATCTATGGTGAGGTGGCAGCAGCGATCCGCGCTGCCAGGATCCGGCGCCGGCCGGACGCCGCAGTGATTTTCCCAACGGCGATCGACGGCGCACGTGGCGTTGCCTTTATCGAAGCAGCGGTGAAATCATCGCTGCGCAATGCCGCCTGGGTGAAGATCGCCAAGGTCTAG
- a CDS encoding glucose 1-dehydrogenase, producing the protein MQDLRGKCVLVTGGGTGIGAAISRGFAAAGAKIVVHYHAGKDAAETLVRQIGGQGGHAVALGADLTAPNAANDLLARTVGKLGGLDILVNNAGGMVGRRPLAEIDDAFIAEVFDLNVRSMVHCCRAALPHLTARGKAAIINVSSVSARTGGSPGSSIYSGAKGFVSTFTRSLARELAPNGIRVNAVSPGTIHTDFHVRHSTPDKLEATRKTIPLQKLGTAEDCAGTVLYLASDNLSGYVTGQVIEVNGGQLMA; encoded by the coding sequence CGTATTGGTGACAGGCGGCGGAACCGGGATTGGTGCTGCCATATCGCGCGGATTCGCTGCCGCCGGCGCCAAGATCGTGGTCCACTACCATGCCGGCAAGGACGCCGCTGAGACACTTGTGCGGCAGATTGGCGGGCAGGGCGGGCATGCAGTTGCCCTGGGCGCGGATCTCACCGCCCCAAACGCCGCCAACGATCTGCTGGCGAGGACCGTGGGCAAGCTTGGCGGCCTCGACATCCTTGTCAACAATGCCGGCGGCATGGTCGGCCGGCGACCTCTCGCCGAGATTGACGATGCCTTCATCGCTGAGGTCTTCGATCTCAACGTCCGGTCCATGGTGCATTGCTGCCGCGCGGCGTTGCCGCATCTCACCGCCCGTGGCAAGGCCGCCATCATCAACGTCAGTTCCGTGTCGGCGCGTACCGGTGGCAGTCCCGGCTCCAGCATCTACAGCGGTGCCAAGGGCTTCGTTTCGACCTTCACGCGCTCGTTGGCGCGGGAGCTGGCCCCGAACGGCATTCGGGTGAATGCCGTATCGCCCGGGACGATTCACACCGACTTCCATGTGCGGCATTCGACGCCGGACAAACTGGAAGCGACGCGCAAGACCATTCCGCTACAGAAACTGGGTACGGCCGAGGATTGCGCCGGCACGGTTCTTTATCTGGCTTCCGACAACCTGTCCGGCTACGTCACCGGACAGGTTATCGAGGTAAATGGTGGCCAGTTGATGGCCTAG